The following are encoded in a window of Manduca sexta isolate Smith_Timp_Sample1 chromosome 16, JHU_Msex_v1.0, whole genome shotgun sequence genomic DNA:
- the LOC115446525 gene encoding putative phosphatidate phosphatase, whose amino-acid sequence MAVDKIIWKIILDFVVLACVAFPLLALLLWVEPYHRGYFNDDMSLRLPYKEQSISEVLLGCLGFALIIVTVIATEIVRDRQGKGIGEKFLSGSLIPGWIWESYTTIGIFTFGAACQQLTSNIAKYVIGRLRPHFFAVCAPQPRITPAPAYIQDYECTSGKSEAMLKDMRLSFPSAHSSFAMYCAIFFILYIQVKGKWRGSKLLRHGVQYAALMGAWYVGLSRVVEHMHHWSDVGVGFLIGAAYAALVFVFVLKPKKYGLPTAWDQPAPQSALPRPALAR is encoded by the exons ATGGCAGTGGACAAAATAATATGGaagataatattggattttGTGGTTTTGGCGTGCG TGGCATTTCCTCTCCTGGCGCTGCTGCTATGGGTAGAACCTTACCACCGCGGCTACTTCAATGATGATATGTCCCTGCGCTTACCCTACAAGGAGCAGTCCATATCTGAAGTTCTACTGGGCTGTTTGGGGTTCGCGCTCATTATTGTTACG GTTATAGCGACGGAAATAGTCCGCGACAGGCAAGGGAAAGGTATAGGGGAGAAGTTCCTGTCAGGATCATTAATCCCGGGATGGATATGGGAGAGCTACACCACCATAGGAATATTCACGTTCGGCGCCGCGTGCCAGCAGCTGACTTCGAATATAGCCAAATATGTGATCGGCAGGCTGCGACCGCATTTCTTTGCT GTTTGTGCCCCGCAGCCAAGAATTACACCCGCTCCGGCTTACATCCAAGATTACGAATGCACGAGTGGGAAAAGCGAAGCGATGTTAAAAGACATGCGGTTGTCGTTCCCCAGCGCGCACTCTAGTTTTGCTATGTACTGCGCCATTTTCTTTATT TTGTACATACAAGTGAAGGGCAAGTGGCGCGGCTCTAAGTTGCTGCGACACGGCGTGCAGTACGCGGCGCTGATGGGCGCGTGGTACGTGGGGCTGTCGCGCGTGGTGGAGCACATGCACCACTGGAGCGACGTCGGCGTTGGTTTCCTCATCGGCGCCGCGTATGCTGCTCTCGTG TTCGTGTTCGTCCTGAAGCCGAAGAAGTACGGCCTCCCGACCGCCTGGGACCAGCCCGCGCCGCAGTCCGCGCTGCCGCGGCCCGCGCTTGCGCGGTGA